The sequence GCGGCGGCAGCAACGTGGCGTTCGTCCAGTTCCCGCAGCGCTTCGACGGCGTCGACCCCGCCGACCGGTACGCCAACCACAACCGCGTATTCTTCGACTGCACGGAGCTCGGCCTCGACGGCCTCCAGGGACCCATTTACGTGGGCACCGGCTGCATGTTTCGCCGTGCGGCGCTATACAACGCCGACCCGCCGCTCTGGAGACCACATGGTGGTGACCGCGACGCTGGCAAGGACGTCGCCACAGAGGCTGACAAGTTTGGCATCTCGACGCCGTTCCTTGTCTCGGTGCGTGCGGCCTTGAACTTGAACCGGTCGGAGCAATGGAACACCACTTCACCGCCGCGCTCGTTCGACGGGGCTGCCGTCGGCGAGGCAACCGCGCTTGTCTCGTGCGGCTACGAGGACAGGACGGCGTGGGGCCGGGACATCGGCTGGATATACGGCACCGTGACAGAGGACGTGGCCACGGGCTTCTGCATGCACCGGCGAGGGTGGCGCTCCGCCTACTGCGCCACCGCGCCGGACGCGTTCCGCGGCACCGCGCCCATCAACCTCACGGACCGGCTGCACCAGGTCCTCCGCTGGGCGGCGGGCTCCCTCGAGATATTCTTCTCCCGCAACAACGCCCTCCTCGCCGGGGCGCGGCTCCACCCGCTGCAGCGCCTGGCGTACCTCAACACGACGGTGTACCCGTTCACCTCCATCTTTCTCCTGCTCTACTGCCTCCTGCCGGCGATCCCGCTCGTGACCCGGAGCGCGAGCACGAGCGCCTTCTCAGTCAACACGCCGCCGTCGGCCACGTACATCGGCTTTGTGGCGGCGCTGATGCTGACGCTGGCCATGGTGGCCGCGCTGGAGGTGAGGTGGTCGGGCATAACGCTGGGCGAGTGGTGGCGGAACGAGCAGTTCTGGATGGTGTCCGCCACGAGCGCGTACGCGGCCGCGGTGGTGCAGGTGGCGCTCAAGGTTGCGGCGGGGAAGGAGATAGCGTTCAAGCTGACGTCCAAGCAGCGGGCGCCGAGCGCCGGTGGCGGTGTAGTAAAAAGACAGGTTCGCGGAGCTGTACGCCGTGAGATGGACGGTGCTGATGGTTCCGACGGCGGTGGTGCTGACGGTGAACGTGGCGTCCATGGCAGCAGCGGTACAAGAGGGACGGTGGAGGAAAGGCCCCGCGGCGGTGCTCGCGATGGCGTTCAACGCGTGGGTGGTGGTGCATCTCCACCCGTTCGCCCTTGGTCTCATGGGCCGTTGGAGCAAGACGTTGAGCCCCCTGCTCTTGCTCGTCGTAGTGTTCACAGTTCTATCACTATGTTTTGTCCTCCATTTGCATATGCTTTAATATGGCTGTTATTTGGCTGACTAGTAAAATTTGAAATGTAATTGCTTCACTAACTTAACTTTCTAGTAACTACTCCCTCCGCCCTGAATTTGACTCAGATTTGTATCTAGACAAATAAGTATAAGACAACTAATTTGAGATGGGGTAATATTTGGAGTTAATTGCATGTTGGTATCATAATTGAAGACTGGACTCCCTTGCCTATCCAGGTCGAGACAGACTGTGCGGAGATCTTGAAGCTCCTTGAATTAGGTTCAAAGGAAAGATCAAGGAATATGTTTCAGGTGGCGGCTGTCTCGGAgatgttgcaagaaagatcaatgcaAGTCATAAAAATAGGTAGATCATAGAATAAGGCTGCACATGCCATGGCAGCGATGGGTCGTGGTCAGCATCGTACGGCTTGTTAGTTAGCAAATTCCCCCCAGGAGATTAGCATTGTCATTTCAAACGAATGTACTCCCACTATTGATTGAATGAAATGAAATGCTTTCCCCCCGAAAAAAAAGGTATCATAATTGAAGATAGGATACCATTTTACATTTTTTTTCATGTTAGTAGCAAGTCTTGGGCAGGCCGTAAAAATCGAGCTAAACCACATGTAAACCCATTTTGACAGGaaactgacaagtggggcccgcttgTCAAGTACTGactttttgcaaaaaaaacccCTTACTTTATATTTAATCACGAAACACCTTCATTTGCTTAAACACAAGGCTATTCACCTTGGTTTATAATTTTGACTTTGACGCAAAAGCCTTCCATCACGACAAGCCTGAGCCAAAGCTCGCCTTCATCGGCCACCGACAGCAGCAGATGTGCCCCAGCACCGCCCAGCtcccccttcctcctgttccttcattccttctcctcctcctcactCTCGGTATCTCATCGCCATGTCTCGCTCGGCGCAGGAACCTCCATGGACGAACGCCCAAGCTCCCTTGCCGTTAATCTAGACGCCGtcttattcgcaaaaaaaaaaaaaaaaaaaaaatctagaCGCCGTCTGTCCGTAGCCTTGCATCGCGGGCCAGATCCGGTGCCCCACGTCCGGATCCGTCCATTCCTGTTGCCCGCGTCTCTTCTCCTCCTCAACTACCGCGAGTCCCATCACCCCCCGTCCCCTGGTCATGGTTCGTTCGGGCTAAAGGAGACGACCAACACCCCTGCCCTGGCCATGGTTATTTCTCTGGTTGCATTAGTGTTGATTCCAGGGGCCAACGTGTTAAGTTTGACTCAGCTGAGTCAGCTTTGACACGGCCCAGGGCCACTGGTGTGATTAAATATAAAACAAGGGGGTTTCTATGAAACAACATGCCAGTTTGGCTTGATGTGTTGCGTTCTGCTAGACTTTGGTACTGACATGCAAAAAAAAATAAAGTTATACTAATTCGTTACCCTAGCCTCAGTTATGGCATCAACGTGCAATTAactctaatactccctccgttcttaaatatttatctttctagatattttaaacggactactacatatggatgtatatagacatattttagagtgtagattcactcattttgctttgtatgtagtcatttgttaaaatatctaaaaagacaaatatttaggaacggaaggagtatttgTTATCATAACTTAGTAGCGATGAGCTGATAATTCTTCATGAACGGGCTTTCTGCGCCTGTGTATGGCTATGAGCCAGGATCAGCGTCGGTGTACCTCGTACACATCTATAGTCGCGCCCGCATGGCCGGCTTAACATTGGGTGACATTTCTCCATTGATTCTCACCTTCGTTTTTTTCTTGTGGTTTTCTTTAGGTTTCTTCCAGGAAGTTGGTGGTTTATCTGTTTTGTtgttcttttttcacttttttctttttttcctttctattCAATTGTTCCTTTTcctgcctttttttttcttttatcaGAATTCTATGTTTTGTTTCCTTTCCTAAATATAATTATGTCTAAAAACACATGATTTTCTCTAAAATGTGTGACCTATTTAAAATTACACGAACATTCTTTTTACAATGTAAatattttaaaatttgtgtgaacaTTAATTTTTAATGAATACATTTTTTTGAATTATACaaatatttaaaatatatatatatacccggtTGGAATGTTGGAGTGCGTTGAATTTTTATGATTAGGAGCGCTGGAGACCTGGAGTGCCTTGAATTTTTATCCGGTTGGAATGTGCGACATTGATGTATTACTTTGGATATTATATTACCGCCACGGTGTTTGAAAAATAGATGGAAAGGTTTCTTTTAgataatactcccttcgttcctaaatatttgtttttctaaaAAATTTAATAAGTGGctacatacgaagtaaaataaGAGTAGGTGGAAAATTTTATGATAATTTTCTTTTAGTTCAGATCAATTTACTTGGAATCACCTCATATGAACTTCACGCCATGATCCTCAAATGATGGAAGAAATTTTGTCACCCATTGCCCCATGGTCAACCGTGGttagtaagagcaactccaacgcggcgacccatttcatccgcgtgcgtccgtttgggtcggcgcggtccgcttttcgtccgcctgTCGACCCATTCCCGGTCCATTTTTGAGTCGGATTTACGTCGGCAcggacacgcgacggacgcgcgTGCGCCCGCCTACTCCTTCCCCTGGCCCGCTGGTCAGTGGCACATTGGCCATCCTCTTTCATTCCAGCAACAAACCTTCGCTATGCCTCCTTCGTCGTCGTCGCCGACCATTTCTTCGGCGACTCTGCCAGTTGTCGGCGTCGCAACATCCCCTCTGcaacgccgccacctcccacgtcgcccgccaccgccgtcttACCACCGGGGAACTGAAAGCTTCACACCCCCGCCCCGACATTGGCACAGCCGCGAccgcgaccaagaagccgcctcgccgccctggcCAGATCCTCACCAGCACGCTCATGTCGGCAACATAGATGTATTTTTTTATTCGGCTTGCAAAACTACGTGAGACATTTTTACTTTTATTCAGCATGTAAAACTATACTTTTTTATTTGATGAAACTATGCTGTTTATTTGGTTGTGGCCTATATGTTTGTTTGTGAAATAATGTAAAAGTTGTGTGTCAAATAATGCAAAAAATGTGCTATTTGTTGAAAAAGACGGCCATTTGGCCACACCGGAACATCTGGGTCAGCGTGTTGGGCGTACTGCCGATTCAAATCTCAAACAGGATGGACGCAGGGCGGCGGTCGACCCAAACATATAAAAAACGGACAAAAGGGCCGCTCCGTTCGGGTCGGCGCATTGAAGTTGCTCTAGGAGAACTGGTATTTTTTCCTTCGTTATACAAACGTACGGGTATTTGCGCTGTTCCCAATAAAAGACAGACGTCCGTCTTTGCTCAGGTGACCGAGAAACGCGCGCTCACGCGGACGCTCCAGCTCGCGAACACGAGGGGCCCTATGCGCAAAACAACCCCATTCTAGCCAATCCACGCGTACACAAACTGCGCGCGCACGGCGACGCCCGGTCCGGCCTGGGAGCACGAGAAGCTCTGCCGCACCGAGCTCCGGAGCAGCTGTGTGTGTCAATGCGGGCGCGCCACGTACTTCGCCCGGCCACGCTGGCCCGCGCTTTTGCTGCCCGCGCCACGGAGCCGCCTCCACGTGGTCGCCGCCCCCGCCACAACTCCTCTGCATGCGGCGCCGAGCAGAGCAGGACGACCGAGGAGATAGACATGCCAAGTGCAGAATGAGAGAGAGCGAGAGCtgctcccccccccccgcgtccgGCAACCCACCAGCCCCTCCCGGCGCGTGCCATTCCGGGCTCGCCGGCCACCATTAGCTCGCTCTCTCTGCGCCCGTttcagctgccgccgccgccgcctcgcctgccAAAAAATTTCTCCCCGGTCGTCGTCCCACTGTCGCCCCTGGCCGAGCCAGATCTGGATCCGGCGCTGGACGCCGCGGACTCGGATCCGCCCTCCCCGGCCTCGCGCGCGCGGATCCAGGCTGCTGCGTGTGCGGGCGAGGTTCTGGAGACGCCGCCTAACCTTCAAGGCGGGGGTGTGCGCGTCGCATCCATCGTTGTCGCGCCCGACGCGGCTCTGCGGCGCATTCAAGATGAGGCCGCCTTTAATGCGGCGGGCTGCCCGGGCGGCGATGGGACGCCGCTGCGTCGTCAGGCCGCGCCGCCCGCTGCAAACGCCGCCCGCGCACGGCGCCTTGAAGACGGCGTACGGGATGCCCCCCTGGAGCCTGGCTGGACGCGCGTCGGGCCGCCGCCCGGTCCCCGCCCGCAGCGACAGCCTACTCTGCCCCCTGCTCCCCTTGCTCATCGAAGGCGCCTTCAATTCCCCCGGCATCTGCTTGGCAAGTGCTTCCACTGCTTCTCCCCTCTACACAAAGCAAAGGACTGCACGGAGGAGGTGAGGTGCAACAGCTGCTTCAGATCCGGCCACCGCGCAAAAGGCTGCCCAAGCAGGGCACGACCGGCTCATCTCCAGGCGCGGGCGACCTTTCCTCCTACGCCTCGTCCGGCCGCGTCGTCGTCGGCGGCTAGCAGACCACCGGGCTTCCCTGCTGCGACTGCGACTCCGGCGCCCCTTCTCCGATCCTACCGCGACGCCCTCGTCATGCCAAGGCTAGGTGACCCGCACTCCAGGCCGGCCATGGGGCGGGTGGTCGCGCCGACCACGCCTGAGATGGAGGTGCAAGCTGCCGCCCTCACCACCAACTGCGTCCTCATCACTCTGGGAGGTGACCGCCGTCCAGCTCCAACTTCATCCGTCGCCGAGGCGCTGCACAAGGAGTTCAACATCCCGCTGTCCATGGTCACTGTCGTTCGACACTTCCCCGAGGACTACCTTGCAACGTTCACGCATCCTCACCACCGCGACGACGTCGTCAACAGAGGAAACTTTCGGCGCGGCCACCTCGAGCTCCACCCCAAGCCCTGGATCATGGAGGCCCATGCCGAGCACGAAGACATGAAGCATCACGTGCAGCTGAGCCTGGAGGGCGTCCCGCTGCATGCCTGGAACTCCGACACGATCAGCCGTGTCATCGGCGTCGACTGCGAGCTGGACTATGTCCTGCCCCGCTCCACGCGCCAGGAGGATGCCAGGACGCTGGGCATCTGGGCTTGGGCGACAAACCCATGTGCCATCCCGCGCGTCATGCACCTCACGCTGCCGGCGAGGCGTGGCCCGCAGCGGGTGCCGGCACGGGGGAGGCGCCGTCTTCGATACCGCGTCATCATCCACTTGGGCCTCCACGAGGACTTCTCCAACGTACGCGACGGCGACTCCAGAGCCAGCGCAGACATCTACGAGCACACATGGGTCCATGGCATCGTCGACGGCGACCGTGTGCCGACGGagcgccgggaagagccccgggaCGACCTGGGGCGTGGACGGCGCCGCGACGACGAAGATGACGATGCCGCGCGTCGTGGACGCGGCGAGGCGCGCGAGCTTGACGGCCGGGGCTCGAGGTGGTTCGGCCGCAGCCGGTCTCGCGCCTCCCGTGATGAGACTCGTGACCgcggcggcgaccaaggccgcggcGCCAACGACGGTCGTGTGGGGCGCGATGGCCATCGCCGCCGGGGTTCTGCGGTGGATTCTTCGGCGAGTCCAGTGCGCAGCCCTCGCGGCGGCTCTTCCCGCTGCACCCACCCCCTCGACGCGGCACGCTCCACATCCCCAACATCGGTTCTCCCAACCCCGCCGTCGCCTGTGGACGCGATCACCCCGAGCTTCAGCATCGCCCTGCAACTCCTGGCGCCCCTATCGCCCTCTGCTGTGGTGGCCACGACAACTCCTCCACGTCCGCCTGGCTTTGAGGAGTCTCCGGCTCAGGTCACGCCTCCCCTGGCCTCCGGCGTGCTCGCTAGCCCCACCCCCTCGCCAGCGAGCAACTCCAACAACATACTGGCGCCCCTCTTTGTGCTGCCAGAGGCTCCGATCTTGCCTGGGCCTGTCCGTGCCCCGCCCGGGAACCGTGCAAACCGGAGAAAGACGATGGCTGGCGTGGCCATTGACCCGGGGTTCTCCCTGCGCCGCACCACTACTCATGCCAAGGAGCGTCGTGTTGCTGTTCCGGTGACGAGGGAGGCCGAGAAGCTGGTTTGTCGGAGCCTCGGGATAGTCCAAGATGGCAAGGATGTCACCAAAGACGCTCTGGAAGAGCTGAGTCGCCGCTTCCAGCACGAATTGTCGCCCTCGGTTCTGTCCGCGCTCCGGGCATTGTTCAAGCTCGACGACGACGAAGCCACAGCGATTGAAGACGCCCTGATCAGCCGCGGAGGTCAGGCTGCCATGGACCACGAGATTGTTGCTGCTGATGCAACAGGAGAGGTCTGACTGACTTGCATTGTCAGCAGTTTGAGCTTCAGCTAGTGTCCAATGTTAGCAAATCATCTTGTACCACGTAGTAGTACTAGCAGTATTTGTAGCTTGCTTCAATCCAGTTGCTTTACGGAAGCCTGTAGCCCCCTGGTATCTTTATGTACTACTGTTGTTGTTCGTCGTCGCTGTTACTTAAGGAAGACTTTGTCAACCATGCTTCATCAAATCCCTCCTGTGCAAAGCAACCGTCCCCAGCTAGATACAGAGGAAGCATCCTCCACTGCCAACTACTACAATCTGTTGCTGCTGCGCATTCAACCCTTCTTGCTGCATGCCTGTTCGGTGCTGCTTGGCAGTGCCAGAAAACCATCAGTTTCCTGATGACGACACCAGCTGTTAATTTTTTGTGCTGGAACGTGAGGGGGTTAAATGACCCGGACAGGCGCGCGACTGTGCACGAGACGATCGCCTCCACCTCGTGCCACATAGTTTGCCTCCAGGAGTCCAAAATGGAAGCTGTCGATCAGTACGTCGCCTCCTATCTTGGCGGCAATAGGCTACGGAGCTTTGCTCAGCGTCCAGCCACTGGAACCAGAGGGGGCCTGCTCATGCTTTGGGACGATAGCGTCGTTCGTATATCCGACGTCTGCACCACAGAGTTCTGCCTTTCGGCAACGGTCAACGTCATTCATTCTGACACCCCTTTCAAGATCACTAGCGTCTACGGCCCTACGGTCTCCAACAGAAAGGATGACTTCTTCAGCGACTTGACCTCTCAAAAACCCACCAGTGGCACTAAATGGATTGTCATGGGCGACTTCAACCAAATTTACCGAGCCCGAGATAAAAATAATAGAAACATTAATCGCAGCCGCCTCAACCGCTTCCGTGCTACGCTGGACACTTGTGAGCTAAAAGAGATCCACCTTCAGAACAGACGATTCACTTGGAGTAACGAGCGTCAGAACCCCACTATGTGCAAGCTGGACTCGGTTTTCTGCAACGCCGACTGGGACATGCACTTTGATTCTCATGTGCTCCACGCCATTTCTTCTTCGCTCTCGGACCATTGCCCTCTCCTGCTTGCTGATGACAAGGGGCCGAAGCGACCAAGATGTTTCAAATTCGAGAATTTTTGGTCTTCTCTACCAGGCTTCTTCGACATCGTATCCAAGGCTTGGGAGGAGCCATGCTCCCATACAGAGCCGTGCCAACGGCTTTTCCATAAGTTCAAGCAAACGGGATGGCATCTGGCTAAGTGGAGCAACAGGCTCTTCTCCAAGGCAAAGATGCACCTTCATGCGGCCCTCCTCGTCATCCTCCGGCTTGACATTGCCCAAGAGACGCGCATCCTCTCTGTGGAGGAGAGGGACCTCCGGGCTCGCCTCAAGCGTCGCGTCATCAGCCTGGCCGCTGTTGAGCGAGCGCGGAAGAAGCAATGTGCCCGCATTGCAAACATCAAAGAGGGAGACGCCAATACCAAATTCTTCCACCTCAGAGGCAACTCAAGACGAAGAAAGAACCACATACACAGGCTTAAGAAGAACTCTGGATGGGTCACAGACCACCAGACAAAAGAGGAAATTATCCACGACCACTTTGCGAGCAGTCTGGGAGGGGGCCAACCCAGACAGAGAGACCTTAATTGGGAGAACCTAAACCTACGGGCGGTCGACCTCTCTGGCATTGACGATGGCATCACTGAGGACGAGGTGAAGGCCGCTATTGATCGTATGCCGGGCGACAAGGCACCGGGGCCAGATGGATTCACGGGATGCTTCTTCAAGAAATGTTGGCAAATTATCAAACACGATGTAATGAGAGTTGTTCGCCAGTTTAGTAGCCTTCAAACGACAAACCTCCACTGGCTCAACTCGGCCAACATTGTGCTCATCCCGAAGAAGGATGGGGCGGAGGAGATAGGGGACTTCCGTCCCATTAGCCTCATTCATGCTATTGCTAAAATCATCGCCAAGGTGCTGGCTGCCCGTCTTGGCCCTTTCATGAACAACCTTGTCTCCAATACACAGAGTGCTTTCATCAAGAAACGGAGCATCCACGACAACTTTATGTACGTCAGGAATCTCGCGCGTCGCCTTCACAGAAACAAGACTCCATCCTTGCTCTTCAAGTTGGACATTCGGAAGGCCTTTGACTCGGTGCGATGGGAGTATGTTCTTGACCTCCTACGGCGGTTGGGCTTTCCGGTCCGCTTTCGGGATTGGGTGGCGGCCCTCCTTTGCACTTCCACTTCGCGCGTCCTCCTCAATGGTATTGCCGGGCTGGCCATCTCCCACGGCCAAGGACTCAGACAAGGGgaacccctttccccccttctctttGTCCTTGCGATCGACCCCCTTCATCAGCTCCTTGAGGTTGCCACAATGCACAACCTACTTCACAAGATTCAAGGGCGTGGAGCTACTGTTCGTACCTCTCTCTATGCGGACGATGCGGCGATCTTCATCTCCCCAACACGAGAAGACGTTGACAACCTTGCGGCCATCCTTAGTGCCTTCGGCGAGGTCACCGGTTTGTCCACCAACTTCCAGAAGAGCTCCGTTGTCGCAATTCGTTGTGGCCACCTCAACCTCGACGACATCCTTCAGAGCCTGCCCGCCTCGCGGACGTCTTTCCCTTTGAAGTACCTAGGCCTCCCTCTATCCATTTGGCGGTTGAAAAGGGTGGACTTCCAGCACCTTGAGGACAAGGTCGCCGCCAAGCTTCCTCCATGGCAAGGGAGAAACATCACCACGATCGGTCGGGCGGCCTTGGTCAAATCGGTCCTCACTTCGCAAGTCGTCTACCACATCACCGCCCTCAACGTCCCTCCCGGTGTGTTGCACAACGTTAATAGAATCGAGCGTGCTTTTCTTTGGTCAGCTCAGAATACAACTACAGGCGCAAAATGCAAGATCAATTGGGAGACAGTCTGCCGGCCAACGCATCTCGGCGGGCTTGGGGTCCTACACTTGGGGAAATTTGCAAGGGCTCTCAGACTAAGATGGCCGTGGGTGGAATGGAAGGACCCATCGAGACTGTGGGTGGGCTTAGGAAACCCGTGCTCGGAGGTGGATATGGACCTCTTCTACGCCGCCACAGTCATTACCATGGGGAATGGGGGGAAGACACCCTTCTGGGAAGCGCCGTGGCTGAGGGGGAAAAAACCGAAGGATATCGCCCCCCTAATCTTTGCAGCTTCCAAGCGGAAGAAGTGGGTGGTGAGGGATGCCTTGCAAAACAATGCCTGGGTGCACAAGATCAACCCTTCCATTAACCTCTCGATCAACCACATGGTGGAGTTTGTGGACCTTTGGATTCAACTTGAGCAGTTTCAACTTTTACCTGACATTGATGATGATATCTCCTGGAAATTTGAGGCGAATGGTGAGTACTCAGCGGCCTCCGCATACAGGATCCAATTCCTGGGCTCCATGACGACCACCATGAACAAGACTATTTGGAAGGTTTGGGCAcctcccaaggtcaagttcttctccTGGTTGGCGATTCAAAATAGGATCTGGACAGCGGATAGATTGGAGAAGCGAGGTTGGGAGAATTGCGGTCTATGCACCCTGTGTAGAAGGGAAAACGAGACAGCCGCGCACCTCTTCTTTCGGTGCAGGTTCACACTGCGTGTATGGAGATTGACAAAGGAGTGGCTTGGACTAGGGGCACTGGAGACCCAACAATGGTCGGCGGAGCACAACGTCAAGTCTTGGTGGACGAACATGTCGAAGCCCAACACGGCGAACCGGAAGGCCATGGCTTCCCTGACTATGCTTGTTGGTTGGGTCATTTGGAACGAGAGAAACACTAGAGTTTTCAGGAAGAAATCAACGCCGCCCTTCTACATTCTAAAACTTATCCAAGATGAAGCGAAGCTTTGGGTCACGGCGGGAGCTAGACATCTGAGTATCATCATGCCGCGAGAGTAGCTACTGCTTTCTTTTGTTGTCGGACGGGCTATGATGTGAAGCCATTAATCATGTACTCTAAAACTCTTCTCCTTTattaatgaatgaggcaaatcttttgcctctgtttcaaaaaaaaaaaaaatcaatgcCTGAGGCCGAGTTTGAACCGCCCGGCTCGCCTCGGATCCACTAAGCCGCCCAGCTGCCTCGTCTTAAATGAAGCCGATGCGACCCTTCGCCGACGCAAAGAACAAAATGGGCATAAATATATTTCGCAGACAGAGAAAAAAGGAATAGTTCGATCGGTGTCTTGGATCCGTACGGCCGGTGTGCAGTGGTTTTCAGGGAGGGCACGATCACGACGCAACGCCAGCCATGATCCATCCCTGGCGGTCGTGTCGCGGGAGCGGGGCGGCCGCAGAGGATCCGAGGCGGGGGCGCTCGCTCTAGACCGTTCCCCCGCTTTCGACCGACGCCGGTTCCCGCGCGTTCGCGAGCCCCGGCCACGTACAGCGGCTCTCCTGGCCTGGCTTCCTCACGCGCACCCGCGCTCACCCGTCTCGCCGACAGCGGGGCCCACATACACCGGGGTCCCGCGGTTCATGGCGTAGGTTAGGATACAATCCCAGAGCCGCGTCGCCACCGCAATGCCGCTGTACTCCACTACACCACGCGCTCGTACCGCTATATTACTCCACCGCCCTGGCCGCCGTGGTTGCTCACCTCACTTCATTCACTCTCTCTGCTTGTTCTTGGTAGCTTGCTCACCGGCCAGCTGCTGCTGCTCAAACCAAAACCAGCTTGGCAGGAGAAGGTAGATAGTCCAGGAGGTATGGAGGTGGAGGTGCCGATGGAGTATGGCGTGACGACGACGGTGGGGGAGGAGCAGGGGTGGGAGACGCCGAGGAGGGAGGGCTGCCGCATCCCGGCGGTGCCGacgtgcccgccgccgccgccgaggaagAAGCCCGCGGTGGAGCTCGGCAGGGGGGCGGCGCCGCGCCGGGAGCCGCCCAAGGGTGGGTACTTCCAGCCGCCGGACATCGAGTCCCTCTTCATGCTCGCGCCGCCGCGGAGGCACACCGCCTCCACCTGCGCGTAAACAAAGTGATCCTCTGCAGACCACAGCAACTAGCTGTCTCCTAGGGAATAGCCACTAGCCATGGACGTTGGCTGCACATCTTGTTTTGGTTTTGGAGAGGAAGATGTGCCGGCGCGTCCCTCTTCTGCCTCAGTTCCTGACGCGAAAAATGACAGCACCAAGAAGAATGCTGCTCGTGTGTGTGTCCCTCCCTGGCCC comes from Triticum aestivum cultivar Chinese Spring chromosome 5B, IWGSC CS RefSeq v2.1, whole genome shotgun sequence and encodes:
- the LOC123114017 gene encoding cyclin-dependent protein kinase inhibitor SMR4-like, giving the protein MEVEVPMEYGVTTTVGEEQGWETPRREGCRIPAVPTCPPPPPRKKPAVELGRGAAPRREPPKGGYFQPPDIESLFMLAPPRRHTASTCA